One Thermus antranikianii DSM 12462 DNA window includes the following coding sequences:
- a CDS encoding DMT family transporter produces the protein MRGYALGLFALNLLTLLWGTTFVVVKGAVGEMAPSLLVFLRFLLASLFFLPWAFRLPKGVWGPGMELAFWLLLGYASQAIGLMHTSASRSAFITALNVVLVPLILGLVGRRLGSVWLAALLAFLGVGFLSYDPRQPPLNVGDLWTLLTAFTYALYIVRLEVHAKAFPSLPLTAVQIFGTAFLALPWALWEGVRWEGIPWGAVLYLGVVATALTTWLQTWGQRYVPAPQAAILYTMEPVWATLFAFAVLGERLGFLGGLGAFLVVLATFQAIRRSPA, from the coding sequence ATGCGCGGTTACGCCTTGGGCCTTTTCGCCCTCAACCTCCTCACCCTTCTTTGGGGCACCACCTTTGTGGTGGTCAAGGGGGCGGTAGGGGAGATGGCCCCAAGCCTCCTGGTCTTCCTGCGCTTTCTTTTGGCCAGCCTTTTCTTCCTCCCCTGGGCCTTTCGCCTGCCCAAGGGGGTGTGGGGCCCGGGGATGGAACTGGCCTTTTGGCTGCTTCTGGGCTATGCCTCCCAGGCCATCGGCCTCATGCACACCTCGGCGAGCCGTAGCGCCTTTATCACTGCCCTGAACGTGGTCTTGGTGCCCTTGATCCTGGGCCTGGTGGGCCGGAGGCTTGGGAGCGTGTGGCTGGCGGCCCTTTTGGCCTTTTTGGGCGTGGGGTTTCTTTCCTACGATCCCCGCCAGCCTCCCCTGAACGTGGGGGATCTCTGGACCCTCCTCACCGCATTCACCTACGCTCTATACATCGTGCGCCTCGAGGTGCACGCCAAGGCCTTTCCCTCCTTGCCCCTCACGGCGGTCCAGATCTTCGGCACGGCATTTCTTGCCCTGCCCTGGGCCCTTTGGGAGGGGGTGAGGTGGGAAGGGATACCCTGGGGTGCCGTCCTCTACCTGGGGGTGGTGGCCACGGCCCTCACCACCTGGCTCCAGACCTGGGGACAGAGGTACGTGCCCGCGCCCCAGGCGGCCATCCTTTACACCATGGAACCCGTCTGGGCTACCCTTTTTGCCTTCGCCGTCTTGGGGGAAAGGTTGGGC